From Pan paniscus chromosome 9, NHGRI_mPanPan1-v2.0_pri, whole genome shotgun sequence, the proteins below share one genomic window:
- the LOC100994395 gene encoding elongin-B, protein MPGGARAAGNGAERGRAGAAKGETAAAMDVFLVIRRRKTTIFTDAKESSTVFELKRVVEGILKRPPDEQRLYKDYQLLDDGKTLGECGFTSQTARPQAPATVGLAFRADDAFEALCIQPFSSPPELLDVMKPQESGSSANEQAVQ, encoded by the coding sequence ATGCCGGGAGGCGCGCGGGCTGCAGGGAACGGGGCGGAGCGCGGCCGCGCCGGCGCAGCGAAGGGAGAGACGGCAGCCGCTATGGACGTGTTCCTCGTGATCCGGCGCCGCAAGACCACCATCTTCACTGACGCCAAGGAGTCCAGCACGGTGTTCGAGCTGAAGCGCGTCGTGGAGGGAATCCTCAAGCGGCCGCCCGACGAGCAGCGGCTGTACAAGGACTACCAACTCTTGGATGATGGCAAGACACTGGGCGAGTGTGGCTTCACCAGCCAAACGGCACGGCCGCAGGCCCCAGCCACAGTGGGGCTGGCCTTCCGGGCAGACGACGCCTTTGAGGCCCTGTGCATCCAGCCGTTCTCCAGCCCGCCCGAGCTGCTCGACGTGATGAAGCCCCAGGAGTCGGGAAGCAGTGCCAATGAACAAGCTGTGCAGTGA